A genome region from Mugil cephalus isolate CIBA_MC_2020 chromosome 13, CIBA_Mcephalus_1.1, whole genome shotgun sequence includes the following:
- the psme4a gene encoding proteasome activator complex subunit 4A isoform X2: protein MKGAQSDTLDFVPQKDIVYNKLLPYADRLDDESRDILSKIKGNLGRAVQLREIWPGVLFWTRKLSTYMRLYGRKFSKEDHVLFIKLLYELVTIPRLEISMMQGLARLLINLLKKRELLSREDLELPWRPLYELYDRILFSKTEHLGLNWFPNSVEGVLKTLVKSCRPYFSESATQEMLDEWRPLLCPFDVTMQRAISYFELFLPTTLPPDLHCKGFKLWFDELISLWVAVQNLPSWEVHLVNLFARLANDNIGYIDWDPYIPKIFTRILRSLNLPVGTSQMMVPRYITNAYDISHVVLWVSSLLGGPSKQAQGQLSGLFNSITSFFHPSNHGRWLMKLMKLLQRLPAAVVRRLHRERYRKPTWLTPIPDSHKLSEEDITDFVKSMMQPVLLAMFSKTGSLDAAQALQNLALMRPELVIPPVLERTYPALETLTEPHQLTATLSCMIGVARSLVSGGQRFPEGPTHMLPLLMRALPGVDPNDFSKCMITFQFIATFVTLVPLVDCSSVLHERTDLTEVEREMCSASAEFEDFVLQFMDRCFALIDSSTLEQTREETETEKMTHLESLVELGLSSTFSTILTQCSLDIFKVALEKVFNFATTNIFETRVAGRMVADMCRAASKCHPAESLKMFVPHCCNAINHIAVHEEVLNEEELDKELMWNLQLLSEVTRVDGDKLLPYRSDLVQILQLTLHLKCKQGYILACNLLHHILRSTALIYPTEYCSVPGGFHKPVSDYLPIKDWGRPGDLWNLDIRWHVPSAEETSLAFYLLDLILQPELQRLQRYAQGEQDMSRDDVLQSLTIVQHCLLGAGSLMPPLKGEPIPDLVQSLVNLDETTLYTGMVYDESRENYRDAICRVMRQLLHYILEHSEDDTKSLFSIIKIISDLLHFKGSHKHEFDSRWKSFNLVKKSMENRLHGRKQHIRALLIDRVMLQHELRKLTVEGCQYRSIHQELMRDLLRLSTSTYSQVRSRAQNVLFTALGTYNFCCRDLIPHVLEFLNPENSSVTQQQFKGALYCLLGNHSGVCLANLHDWECISLTWPAIVRSGLSSAMSLEKPSIVRLFDDLADKIHRQYETIGIDFSIPGECCDLAKLLMTTGKPLSAEPVLSDEEAENGLKRQEQKNSESVKKYKQLIEDLLDSLNNRNMPWKFEHITIGFLSLLLRDDQQLPPAAVTFFVKNLNHDSLYVRKVAISAVAGIMKQIKKPHKKVPISPSELCGVKELSETVAGDRADNQWLQYNSSKLPQTKQDWDQCVFVEKTHWGYYCWPRKLMMYAPLEEQPEQSVSREQMTEREQIIFDHFSDPVFINQFIEFLSLEDRKGKDKFSPRRFCLFKGLFRNFNDAFLPLLRPHMERLVADTHESKQRCVAEIISGLIRGSKHWSYSQVENLWKVLCPLLRTALSNITIETYADWGTCIATACESRDPRKLHWLFEMLMESPVNGEGGSFVDACRLYVLQGGLAQQEWRVPELLHRLLQYLEPKLTQVYKNVRERIGSVLTYIFMIDVRLPYTQPTSSPRISDFTERMLLQLKPLTEGDEEIQNHVVEENEVGVQDERTKAIKLLKTVLKWLIASAGRSFSTAVPEQLRFLPLLFKIAPVENDDSYDELKRDAKTCLSLMSQGLLYPEQIPMVLRALQEIAGSSSWHARYTVLTYLQIMVFYNLFTFMSDQKAVEDVRALVIRLLEDEQLEVREMAATTLSGFLQCNFLSMDAPMQAHFEALCKTCLPKKRKRELGSIVDTIPSADLVRRHAGVLGLSACILSSPYDVPTWMPQLLMDLSAHLNDTQPIEMTVKKTLSNFRRTHHDNWQQHKQQFTDDQLLVLTDLLVSPCYYA from the exons ATGAAAGGGGCACAGTCTGACACATTGGATTTTGTCCCTCAGAAAGACATCGTATACAACAAACTTCTTCCGTACGCGGACAGGCTAGATGATGAGTCCAGGGATATTTTGAGCAAAATTAAAGGAAATTTGGGCCGGGCCGTTCAACTCAGAGAGATATGGCCCGGTGTCCTGTTTTGGACGAGGAAACTTTCCAC GTATATGAGACTGTATGGGCGGAAATTCAGCAAAGAAGACCATGTGCTGTTCATCAAGTTGCTGTACGAGCTAGTGACGATCCCCAGACTGGAGATCAGCATGATGCAGGGCCTTGCTCGGCTTCTTATCAACCTCCTCAA GAAAAGGGAACTTCTGTCAAGGGAGGACCTTGAGTTGCCGTGGCGACCACTATACGAGTTGTACGATAGGATACTTTTCTCCAAGACGGAGCATCTAGGCCTCAACTGGTTTCCCAA CTCTGTGGAAGGTGTGTTGAAAACACTCGTGAAAAGCTGCAGACC ATACTTTTCAGAGTCTGCAACTCAGGAGATGTTGGATGAGTGGAGACCACTCCTCTGTCCGTTTGATGTCACCATGCAAAGAGCAATCAGCTACTTTGAGCTTTTTCTACCCACAACTCTGCCTCCGGACCTGCATTGCAAGGGCTTTAA GTTGTGGTTCGATGAGCTGATCAGCTTGTGGGTGGCTGTGCAAAATCTTCCAAGCTGGGAAGTT CATCTGGTCAACCTGTTTGCACGCTTAGCCAATGACAACATTGGCTACATCGACTGGGACCCGTACATCCCTAAG ATTTTCACAAGAATCCTGAGGAGTTTGAATCTCCCCGTGGGGACCAGTCAGATGATGGTACCACGATACATCACCAATGCCTACGACATCAGCCATGTGGTGCTCTGGGTGTCGTCCCTCCTG GGAGGACCCAGCAAGCAAGCTCAAGGCCAGCTCAGTGGCCTTTTCAACAGTATTACATCCTTCTTCCACCCATCGAACCACGGCCGCTGGTTG ATGAAGCTCATGAAGCTGCTCCAGCGTCTCCCGGCGGCGGTGGTTCGGCGGCTGCACAGAGAGCGCTACAGAAAGCCCACATGGCTAACGCCGATACCAGACAGTCACAAGCTCTCAGAGGAGGACATCACAGACTTTGTGAAGAGCATGATGCAGCCAGTTCTGCTGGCCATGTTTAGCAAGACGGGCAGCCTCGACGCCGCCCAGGCCCTGCAAAACCTGGCTCTGATGAGGCCTGAACTGGTCATTCCTCCCGTGCTGGAGCG AACATACCCCGCTCTGGAGACTTTAACAGAGCCTCACCAGCTGACCGCCACCCTGAGCTGCATGATTGGTGTGGCACGGAGCCTGGTGTCAGGTGGGCAGCGCTTTCCCGAGGGCCCCACTCACATGCTGCCCCTCCTCATGAGGGCTCTGCCAGGGGTCGACCCGAACGACTTCAGCAAGTGCATG ATCACATTCCAGTTTATTGCTACATTTGTGACTCTTGTGCCTTTGGTGGACTGTTCGTCTGTCCTACATGAAAGAACCGACTTGACAGAG GTTGAAAGAGAGATGTGCTCAGCCTCTGCTGAGTTTGAAGACTTTGTTCTTCAGTTCATGGACAG ATGTTTCGCCCTGATCGACAGCAGCACTCTGGAGCAGACTCGAGAGGAAACTGAAACGGAGAAAATGACTCATTTAGAGAGTCTGGTGGAGCTCGGACTGTCCTCCACCTTCAGCACCATCCTCACGCAGTGCTCTTTGGACATCTTCAAG GTTGCTCTGGAAAAAGTGTTCAACTTTGCGACCACCAACATCTTTGAGACGCGTGTAGCTGGAAGAATGGTGGCTGACATGTGCAGAGCTGCATCCAAG TGTCACCCTGCAGAGTCCCTCAAGATGTTTGTGCCACACTGCTGCAACGCCATAAACCACATCGCTGTCC ATGAGGAAGTGTTGAATGAGGAGGAGCTTGACAAGGAGCTGATGTGGAACCTCCAGCTGCTTTCCGAG GTGACGAGGGTGGACGGTGACAAGCTCCTGCCCTACCGTTCTGACCTGGTTCAGATTTTGCAGTTGACGCTGCACCTCAAATGTAAACAGGGCTACATTCTAGCTTGTAACCTGCTGCACCACATTCTTCGCTCTACTGCCCTCATTTACCCCACCGAGTACTGCAGCGTGCCAGGAGGCTTCCACAAACCAGTCAGCGACTACCTACCCATCAAG GACTGGGGTCGGCCTGGTGACTTGTGGAATTTGGATATCCGGTGGCATGTTCCCAGTGCTGAGGAAACCTCACTGGCTTTTTATTTACTGGACCTGATCCTCCAGCCGGAACTTCAGCGCCTTCAGAGATACGCACAAGGAGAACAGGACATGAGCAG AGATGATGTCCTACAGAGCCTCACCATTGTTCAGCACTGCCTCCTGGGAGCCGGGAGTCTGATGCCTCCACTGAAAGGAGAGCCCATCCCTGACCT GGTTCAGAGCCTGGTGAATCTAGATGAGACCACTCTCTATACAGGGATGGTGTATG ATGAGTCCAGAGAGAACTACAGAGATGCCATCTGCAGAGTGATGAGACAGCTGCTGC ATTACATCCTGGAGCACTCTGAAGATGACACCAAATCTCTTTTCTCCATCATCAAG ATTATCAGCGACCTTTTGCACTTCAAAGGTTCTCACAAGCACGAGTTTGACTCCCGCTGGAAAAGCTTCAACCTCGTGAAGAAATCAATGGAAAACAGA CTTCATGGCAGAAAGCAGCACATCAGAGCTCTGCTGATAGACAGGGTCATGCTCCAGCATGAG CTGCGGAAGCTGACAGTGGAAGGATGTCAGTATAGGAGCATTCACCAGGAGCTGATGAGAGATCTGTTGAGGCTTTCCACAAGCACCTACAGTCAA GTGCGCAGCAGAGCTCAGAATGTGTTGTTCACTGCACTGGGAACCTACAATTTCTGCTGCAGAGACCTGATCCCCCACGTCTTAGAGTTCCTCAACCCGGAGAACAGCAGTGTCACTCAGCAGCAGTTCAAA GGTGCCTTGTACTGTCTTCTGGGTAATCACAGTGGAGTGTGCTTGGCCAACCTGCACGACTGGGAGTGCATTTCTCTGACGTGGCCCGCCATCGTGCGCTCTGGCCTCAGCTCAGCCATGTCTCTGGAAAAGCCCTCCATAGTGCGGCTCTTCGATGACCTTGCGGACAAAATCCATCGGCAGTATGAAACCATCGGCATCGACTTCTCG ATTCCTGGTGAGTGCTGTGATTTGGCCAAACTGCTGATGACCACTGGAAAGCCTTTGTCTGCGGAACCTGTTCTTTCAGACGAAGAAGCAGAGAACGGATTAAAGCGTCAAGAGCAAAAGAACTCTGAGTCTGTCAA GAAATACAAACAGCTCATTGAAGATCTGCTGGACAGCCTCAACAACAGGAACAT GCCTTGGAAGTTTGAACACATCACGATAGGATTCCTGTCACTGCTGCTTAGAGACGACCAGCAGCTCCCACCGGCCGCCGTTACGTTCTTCGTGAAAAACCTCAACCACGACTCTCTCTACGTCCGTAAG GTGGCGATATCAGCTGTGGCAGGGAtcatgaaacaaataaagaaaccgCATAAGAAAGTCCCCATCAGCCCCTCTGAGCTTT GTGGAGTGAAGGAGCTAAGTGAGACTGTAGCAGGAGACCGAGCAGACAACCAGTGGCTCCAGTATAACAGCAGCAAACTGCCACAGACAAAGCAGGACTgggatcagtgtgtgtttgtggaaaagACTCACTGGGGATACTACTGCTGGccaag AAAACTGATGATGTATGCACCACTTGAGGAGCAACCCGAACAGAGCGTGAGCAGAGAGCAAATGACAGAG CGGGAGCAGATCATCTTCGACCATTTCTCCGACCCGGTCTTCATCAACCAGTTCATCGAGTTCCTCTCTCTTGAGGACCGTAAGGGCAAAGACAAGTTCAGCCCTCGCAGATTCTGTTTGTTCAAG GGATTGTTTCGCAACTTCAACGATGCCTTTCTGCCTCTGCTGAGGCCCCACATGGAACGCCTGGTGGCAGACACCCATGAGAGCAAGCAACGCTGTGTTGCGGAGATCATTTCTGGACTGATCAGAGGCTCCAAGCACTGGAGCTACTCACAG GTTGAGAATCTCTGGAAGGTGTTGTGCCCTTTGCTCCGAACCGCCCTCTCTAACATCACTATAGAAACCTACGCAGACTGGGGCACCTGCATCGCTACAGCCTGT GAGAGCAGAGACCCACGCAAGCTTCACTGGCTGTTTGAGATGCTAATGGAGTCTCCGGTCAACGGAGAGGGCGGCTCTTTCGTCGATGCCTG TCGTCTGTACGTGCTGCAGGGAGGCCTGGCTCAGCAGGAGTGGCGGGTACCGGAGCTCCTGCACAGGTTGCTACAATACTTGGAGCCCAAACTCACACAGGTCTACAAGAACGTGCGTGAACGGATCGGCAG CGTGCTCACGTACATCTTCATGATTGATGTCCGCTTGCCATACACTCAGCCAACCTCCTCCCCTCGCATCTCAGACTTCACAGAGCGAATGCTCTTGCAACTGAAGCCCCTGACTGAGGGTGATGAGGAGATCCAGAACCACGTGGTGGAGGAGAACGAGGTGGGAGTGCAGGATGAGAGGACAAAAGCAATCAAGCTATTAAAAACAG TGCTGAAGTGGCTGATTGCAAGCGCCGGCCGCTCCTTCTCAACTGCTGTCCCAGAACAACTACgcttcctccctctgctcttcAAG ATTGCTCCAGTTGAGAATGATGACAGCTATGATGAACTTAAGAGGGATGCAAAGACCTGCCTGTCTCTGATGTCCCAGGGACTCCTCTACCCAGAACAGATCCCCATGGTCCTCAGGGCCCTGCAGGAG attGCAGGCAGCAGCTCCTGGCATGCCCGCTACACGGTGCTCACATACCTCCAGATTATGGTGTTTTACAACCTGTTCACATTCATGAGTGACCAGAAAGCAGTGGAAGACGTGCGGGCTCTGGTGATAAGACTGCTGGAGGACGAGCAGCTGGAG
- the psme4a gene encoding proteasome activator complex subunit 4A isoform X1: MKGAQSDTLDFVPQKDIVYNKLLPYADRLDDESRDILSKIKGNLGRAVQLREIWPGVLFWTRKLSTYMRLYGRKFSKEDHVLFIKLLYELVTIPRLEISMMQGLARLLINLLKKRELLSREDLELPWRPLYELYDRILFSKTEHLGLNWFPNSPRPRSSFKLVMLKLVQRCSVEGVLKTLVKSCRPYFSESATQEMLDEWRPLLCPFDVTMQRAISYFELFLPTTLPPDLHCKGFKLWFDELISLWVAVQNLPSWEVHLVNLFARLANDNIGYIDWDPYIPKIFTRILRSLNLPVGTSQMMVPRYITNAYDISHVVLWVSSLLGGPSKQAQGQLSGLFNSITSFFHPSNHGRWLMKLMKLLQRLPAAVVRRLHRERYRKPTWLTPIPDSHKLSEEDITDFVKSMMQPVLLAMFSKTGSLDAAQALQNLALMRPELVIPPVLERTYPALETLTEPHQLTATLSCMIGVARSLVSGGQRFPEGPTHMLPLLMRALPGVDPNDFSKCMITFQFIATFVTLVPLVDCSSVLHERTDLTEVEREMCSASAEFEDFVLQFMDRCFALIDSSTLEQTREETETEKMTHLESLVELGLSSTFSTILTQCSLDIFKVALEKVFNFATTNIFETRVAGRMVADMCRAASKCHPAESLKMFVPHCCNAINHIAVHEEVLNEEELDKELMWNLQLLSEVTRVDGDKLLPYRSDLVQILQLTLHLKCKQGYILACNLLHHILRSTALIYPTEYCSVPGGFHKPVSDYLPIKDWGRPGDLWNLDIRWHVPSAEETSLAFYLLDLILQPELQRLQRYAQGEQDMSRDDVLQSLTIVQHCLLGAGSLMPPLKGEPIPDLVQSLVNLDETTLYTGMVYDESRENYRDAICRVMRQLLHYILEHSEDDTKSLFSIIKIISDLLHFKGSHKHEFDSRWKSFNLVKKSMENRLHGRKQHIRALLIDRVMLQHELRKLTVEGCQYRSIHQELMRDLLRLSTSTYSQVRSRAQNVLFTALGTYNFCCRDLIPHVLEFLNPENSSVTQQQFKGALYCLLGNHSGVCLANLHDWECISLTWPAIVRSGLSSAMSLEKPSIVRLFDDLADKIHRQYETIGIDFSIPGECCDLAKLLMTTGKPLSAEPVLSDEEAENGLKRQEQKNSESVKKYKQLIEDLLDSLNNRNMPWKFEHITIGFLSLLLRDDQQLPPAAVTFFVKNLNHDSLYVRKVAISAVAGIMKQIKKPHKKVPISPSELCGVKELSETVAGDRADNQWLQYNSSKLPQTKQDWDQCVFVEKTHWGYYCWPRKLMMYAPLEEQPEQSVSREQMTEREQIIFDHFSDPVFINQFIEFLSLEDRKGKDKFSPRRFCLFKGLFRNFNDAFLPLLRPHMERLVADTHESKQRCVAEIISGLIRGSKHWSYSQVENLWKVLCPLLRTALSNITIETYADWGTCIATACESRDPRKLHWLFEMLMESPVNGEGGSFVDACRLYVLQGGLAQQEWRVPELLHRLLQYLEPKLTQVYKNVRERIGSVLTYIFMIDVRLPYTQPTSSPRISDFTERMLLQLKPLTEGDEEIQNHVVEENEVGVQDERTKAIKLLKTVLKWLIASAGRSFSTAVPEQLRFLPLLFKIAPVENDDSYDELKRDAKTCLSLMSQGLLYPEQIPMVLRALQEIAGSSSWHARYTVLTYLQIMVFYNLFTFMSDQKAVEDVRALVIRLLEDEQLEVREMAATTLSGFLQCNFLSMDAPMQAHFEALCKTCLPKKRKRELGSIVDTIPSADLVRRHAGVLGLSACILSSPYDVPTWMPQLLMDLSAHLNDTQPIEMTVKKTLSNFRRTHHDNWQQHKQQFTDDQLLVLTDLLVSPCYYA, encoded by the exons ATGAAAGGGGCACAGTCTGACACATTGGATTTTGTCCCTCAGAAAGACATCGTATACAACAAACTTCTTCCGTACGCGGACAGGCTAGATGATGAGTCCAGGGATATTTTGAGCAAAATTAAAGGAAATTTGGGCCGGGCCGTTCAACTCAGAGAGATATGGCCCGGTGTCCTGTTTTGGACGAGGAAACTTTCCAC GTATATGAGACTGTATGGGCGGAAATTCAGCAAAGAAGACCATGTGCTGTTCATCAAGTTGCTGTACGAGCTAGTGACGATCCCCAGACTGGAGATCAGCATGATGCAGGGCCTTGCTCGGCTTCTTATCAACCTCCTCAA GAAAAGGGAACTTCTGTCAAGGGAGGACCTTGAGTTGCCGTGGCGACCACTATACGAGTTGTACGATAGGATACTTTTCTCCAAGACGGAGCATCTAGGCCTCAACTGGTTTCCCAA TTCTCCACGGCCTCGTTCATCCTTTAAACTCGTAATGCTAAAATTGGTACAGAGGTG CTCTGTGGAAGGTGTGTTGAAAACACTCGTGAAAAGCTGCAGACC ATACTTTTCAGAGTCTGCAACTCAGGAGATGTTGGATGAGTGGAGACCACTCCTCTGTCCGTTTGATGTCACCATGCAAAGAGCAATCAGCTACTTTGAGCTTTTTCTACCCACAACTCTGCCTCCGGACCTGCATTGCAAGGGCTTTAA GTTGTGGTTCGATGAGCTGATCAGCTTGTGGGTGGCTGTGCAAAATCTTCCAAGCTGGGAAGTT CATCTGGTCAACCTGTTTGCACGCTTAGCCAATGACAACATTGGCTACATCGACTGGGACCCGTACATCCCTAAG ATTTTCACAAGAATCCTGAGGAGTTTGAATCTCCCCGTGGGGACCAGTCAGATGATGGTACCACGATACATCACCAATGCCTACGACATCAGCCATGTGGTGCTCTGGGTGTCGTCCCTCCTG GGAGGACCCAGCAAGCAAGCTCAAGGCCAGCTCAGTGGCCTTTTCAACAGTATTACATCCTTCTTCCACCCATCGAACCACGGCCGCTGGTTG ATGAAGCTCATGAAGCTGCTCCAGCGTCTCCCGGCGGCGGTGGTTCGGCGGCTGCACAGAGAGCGCTACAGAAAGCCCACATGGCTAACGCCGATACCAGACAGTCACAAGCTCTCAGAGGAGGACATCACAGACTTTGTGAAGAGCATGATGCAGCCAGTTCTGCTGGCCATGTTTAGCAAGACGGGCAGCCTCGACGCCGCCCAGGCCCTGCAAAACCTGGCTCTGATGAGGCCTGAACTGGTCATTCCTCCCGTGCTGGAGCG AACATACCCCGCTCTGGAGACTTTAACAGAGCCTCACCAGCTGACCGCCACCCTGAGCTGCATGATTGGTGTGGCACGGAGCCTGGTGTCAGGTGGGCAGCGCTTTCCCGAGGGCCCCACTCACATGCTGCCCCTCCTCATGAGGGCTCTGCCAGGGGTCGACCCGAACGACTTCAGCAAGTGCATG ATCACATTCCAGTTTATTGCTACATTTGTGACTCTTGTGCCTTTGGTGGACTGTTCGTCTGTCCTACATGAAAGAACCGACTTGACAGAG GTTGAAAGAGAGATGTGCTCAGCCTCTGCTGAGTTTGAAGACTTTGTTCTTCAGTTCATGGACAG ATGTTTCGCCCTGATCGACAGCAGCACTCTGGAGCAGACTCGAGAGGAAACTGAAACGGAGAAAATGACTCATTTAGAGAGTCTGGTGGAGCTCGGACTGTCCTCCACCTTCAGCACCATCCTCACGCAGTGCTCTTTGGACATCTTCAAG GTTGCTCTGGAAAAAGTGTTCAACTTTGCGACCACCAACATCTTTGAGACGCGTGTAGCTGGAAGAATGGTGGCTGACATGTGCAGAGCTGCATCCAAG TGTCACCCTGCAGAGTCCCTCAAGATGTTTGTGCCACACTGCTGCAACGCCATAAACCACATCGCTGTCC ATGAGGAAGTGTTGAATGAGGAGGAGCTTGACAAGGAGCTGATGTGGAACCTCCAGCTGCTTTCCGAG GTGACGAGGGTGGACGGTGACAAGCTCCTGCCCTACCGTTCTGACCTGGTTCAGATTTTGCAGTTGACGCTGCACCTCAAATGTAAACAGGGCTACATTCTAGCTTGTAACCTGCTGCACCACATTCTTCGCTCTACTGCCCTCATTTACCCCACCGAGTACTGCAGCGTGCCAGGAGGCTTCCACAAACCAGTCAGCGACTACCTACCCATCAAG GACTGGGGTCGGCCTGGTGACTTGTGGAATTTGGATATCCGGTGGCATGTTCCCAGTGCTGAGGAAACCTCACTGGCTTTTTATTTACTGGACCTGATCCTCCAGCCGGAACTTCAGCGCCTTCAGAGATACGCACAAGGAGAACAGGACATGAGCAG AGATGATGTCCTACAGAGCCTCACCATTGTTCAGCACTGCCTCCTGGGAGCCGGGAGTCTGATGCCTCCACTGAAAGGAGAGCCCATCCCTGACCT GGTTCAGAGCCTGGTGAATCTAGATGAGACCACTCTCTATACAGGGATGGTGTATG ATGAGTCCAGAGAGAACTACAGAGATGCCATCTGCAGAGTGATGAGACAGCTGCTGC ATTACATCCTGGAGCACTCTGAAGATGACACCAAATCTCTTTTCTCCATCATCAAG ATTATCAGCGACCTTTTGCACTTCAAAGGTTCTCACAAGCACGAGTTTGACTCCCGCTGGAAAAGCTTCAACCTCGTGAAGAAATCAATGGAAAACAGA CTTCATGGCAGAAAGCAGCACATCAGAGCTCTGCTGATAGACAGGGTCATGCTCCAGCATGAG CTGCGGAAGCTGACAGTGGAAGGATGTCAGTATAGGAGCATTCACCAGGAGCTGATGAGAGATCTGTTGAGGCTTTCCACAAGCACCTACAGTCAA GTGCGCAGCAGAGCTCAGAATGTGTTGTTCACTGCACTGGGAACCTACAATTTCTGCTGCAGAGACCTGATCCCCCACGTCTTAGAGTTCCTCAACCCGGAGAACAGCAGTGTCACTCAGCAGCAGTTCAAA GGTGCCTTGTACTGTCTTCTGGGTAATCACAGTGGAGTGTGCTTGGCCAACCTGCACGACTGGGAGTGCATTTCTCTGACGTGGCCCGCCATCGTGCGCTCTGGCCTCAGCTCAGCCATGTCTCTGGAAAAGCCCTCCATAGTGCGGCTCTTCGATGACCTTGCGGACAAAATCCATCGGCAGTATGAAACCATCGGCATCGACTTCTCG ATTCCTGGTGAGTGCTGTGATTTGGCCAAACTGCTGATGACCACTGGAAAGCCTTTGTCTGCGGAACCTGTTCTTTCAGACGAAGAAGCAGAGAACGGATTAAAGCGTCAAGAGCAAAAGAACTCTGAGTCTGTCAA GAAATACAAACAGCTCATTGAAGATCTGCTGGACAGCCTCAACAACAGGAACAT GCCTTGGAAGTTTGAACACATCACGATAGGATTCCTGTCACTGCTGCTTAGAGACGACCAGCAGCTCCCACCGGCCGCCGTTACGTTCTTCGTGAAAAACCTCAACCACGACTCTCTCTACGTCCGTAAG GTGGCGATATCAGCTGTGGCAGGGAtcatgaaacaaataaagaaaccgCATAAGAAAGTCCCCATCAGCCCCTCTGAGCTTT GTGGAGTGAAGGAGCTAAGTGAGACTGTAGCAGGAGACCGAGCAGACAACCAGTGGCTCCAGTATAACAGCAGCAAACTGCCACAGACAAAGCAGGACTgggatcagtgtgtgtttgtggaaaagACTCACTGGGGATACTACTGCTGGccaag AAAACTGATGATGTATGCACCACTTGAGGAGCAACCCGAACAGAGCGTGAGCAGAGAGCAAATGACAGAG CGGGAGCAGATCATCTTCGACCATTTCTCCGACCCGGTCTTCATCAACCAGTTCATCGAGTTCCTCTCTCTTGAGGACCGTAAGGGCAAAGACAAGTTCAGCCCTCGCAGATTCTGTTTGTTCAAG GGATTGTTTCGCAACTTCAACGATGCCTTTCTGCCTCTGCTGAGGCCCCACATGGAACGCCTGGTGGCAGACACCCATGAGAGCAAGCAACGCTGTGTTGCGGAGATCATTTCTGGACTGATCAGAGGCTCCAAGCACTGGAGCTACTCACAG GTTGAGAATCTCTGGAAGGTGTTGTGCCCTTTGCTCCGAACCGCCCTCTCTAACATCACTATAGAAACCTACGCAGACTGGGGCACCTGCATCGCTACAGCCTGT GAGAGCAGAGACCCACGCAAGCTTCACTGGCTGTTTGAGATGCTAATGGAGTCTCCGGTCAACGGAGAGGGCGGCTCTTTCGTCGATGCCTG TCGTCTGTACGTGCTGCAGGGAGGCCTGGCTCAGCAGGAGTGGCGGGTACCGGAGCTCCTGCACAGGTTGCTACAATACTTGGAGCCCAAACTCACACAGGTCTACAAGAACGTGCGTGAACGGATCGGCAG CGTGCTCACGTACATCTTCATGATTGATGTCCGCTTGCCATACACTCAGCCAACCTCCTCCCCTCGCATCTCAGACTTCACAGAGCGAATGCTCTTGCAACTGAAGCCCCTGACTGAGGGTGATGAGGAGATCCAGAACCACGTGGTGGAGGAGAACGAGGTGGGAGTGCAGGATGAGAGGACAAAAGCAATCAAGCTATTAAAAACAG TGCTGAAGTGGCTGATTGCAAGCGCCGGCCGCTCCTTCTCAACTGCTGTCCCAGAACAACTACgcttcctccctctgctcttcAAG ATTGCTCCAGTTGAGAATGATGACAGCTATGATGAACTTAAGAGGGATGCAAAGACCTGCCTGTCTCTGATGTCCCAGGGACTCCTCTACCCAGAACAGATCCCCATGGTCCTCAGGGCCCTGCAGGAG attGCAGGCAGCAGCTCCTGGCATGCCCGCTACACGGTGCTCACATACCTCCAGATTATGGTGTTTTACAACCTGTTCACATTCATGAGTGACCAGAAAGCAGTGGAAGACGTGCGGGCTCTGGTGATAAGACTGCTGGAGGACGAGCAGCTGGAG